From a single Lolium rigidum isolate FL_2022 chromosome 7, APGP_CSIRO_Lrig_0.1, whole genome shotgun sequence genomic region:
- the LOC124672063 gene encoding G-type lectin S-receptor-like serine/threonine-protein kinase At2g19130, whose amino-acid sequence MARTKQTARKSTGGKAPRKQLATKAARKSAPATGGVKKPHRYRPGTVALREIRRYQKSTELLIRKLPFQRLVREIAQDFKTDLRFQSSAVSALQEAAEAYLVGLFEDTNLCAIHAKRVTIMPKDIQLARRIRGERGIVEPSRHVALLSVVVARLLGSVSMKCYLCFNACCLNAISSMIFSILLNESGYVADRLPMLKNSTQTWQDSSNALSLKSTSWVRIHAASQLQTVPHLFDFNMFLLLLLVLGHTFTLQILVSSVATNFISPGQELVYGDNLFSLDGKFALGFFQTGSKSHNTLNWYFGIWFSKVPTITPVWVANCDDPIKEPALVRFTISRDGNLVVLDKPNNSMIWSSQVSIRTNTTIAVLTNNGNLVLQNTLSSSDILWQSFDHPTDTFLPGAKIGWDKDTGLTRRLVSRKNLIDPARGRYCYELGPKGLILTPLNSSIVYWSSGEWNGQYFSLIPEMVSHNLIDFKFVNNKHEEYFTFTLLNDTMIMHHRLDVSGQMKTLIWDEVSQAWLGSYSNPKAQCDVYALCGPFTVCSDNPAQYCSCMKGFSIRSQEDWELSDRSGGCVRNTPLNCKSNRSTTGMTDEFYSMSNVELPQNAYKIGAATSARECANVCLRYCSCTAYSFIDSICTIWHEELINVKQQHIDTMDTNGAVLYLRLAAKEMQTRKSGKRVTIRVTTIIIVTALSLLALILLVFLLTILRNNRGRSGGTLKNLQDGGGIIAFRYTDLQRATKNFLEKLGAGGFGSVFKGYLTESATIAVKRIDGACQGEKQFRAEVASIGVIQHINLVRLIGFCCEGERRLLAYEHMPNRSLDMHLFQNNSTVLGWSTRYKIALGVARGLAYLHERCQDLIIHCDIKPQNILLDASFVAKIADFGMAKLMGRDFSRVLTTARGTAGYLAPEWISGVAITAKVDVYSYGMVLMEIISGRQNSIEQYNAGGDCAVFFPVHAAQMLLEGDVASLVDEKLSGDVNLEEAERLCKVACWCIQDDESDRPTMGEVVRILEGLLDLEVPPMPRLLEAITRSSLPTSSYFCNPSE is encoded by the exons ATGGCCAGGACCAAGCAGACGGCTAGGAAGTCGACGGGAGGAAAGGCGCCGCGCAAGCAGCTGGCCACCAAGGCCGCGAGGAAGAGCGCGCCGGCGACCGGCGGCGTGAAGAAGCCTCACAGGTACAGGCCGGGCACGGTGGCGCTCAGGGAGATCAGGCGCTACCAGAAGAGCACGGAGCTCCTGATCAGGAAGCTGCCCTTCCAGCGGCTGGTGAGGGAGATCGCCCAGGACTTCAAGACCGACCTCCGCTTCCAGTCCTCCGCCGTGTCCGCGCTGCAGGAGGCCGCCGAGGCCTACCTCGTCGGGCTCTTCGAGGACACCAACCTCTGCGCCATCCACGCCAAGCGCGTCACCATCATGCCCAAGGACATCCAGCTCGCGCGACGCATCAGGGGCGAGAGG GGAATAGTAGAACCTAGCAGGCATGTTGCTTTGCTTTCTGTAGTGGTAGCTCGCCTCCTGGGCTCAGTTTCAATGAAATGTTACCTGTGTTTCAATGCCTGCTGTCTGAATGCTATTTCTTCCATGATCTTCTCTATTTTACT GAATGAATCTGGGTATGTTGCCGACCGCCTGCCAATGCTGAAGAATAGTACACA AACCTGGCAGGACAGTAGTAATGCCCTTTCACTGAAGAGCACAAGTTGGGTGAGGATACATGCTGCCAGCCAG TTGCAGACTGTTCCCCATCTCTTCGACTTCAACATGTTTCTTCTTCTCCTACTAGTTCTTGGTCATACGTTCACCCTACAAATTCTTGTGTCCTCTGTTGCCACCAACTTCATTTCACCTGGCCAAGAACTTGTTTACGGTGACAATCTTTTCTCCTTGGATGGGAAGTTCGCGCTCGGCTTCTTCCAAACAGGCAGTAAGTCCCACAACACTTTGAACTGGTACTTTGGCATTTGGTTCAGTAAAGTGCCCACAATAACTCCAGTCTGGGTCGCAAACTGTGATGATCCAATCAAAGAACCTGCCCTAGTTCGGTTCACAATCTCCCGGGATGGCAATCTTGTTGTCTTAGACAAGCCTAACAATTCCATGATATGGTCTAGCCAAGTTAGTATCAGAACCAACACGACTATTGCCGTGCTCACGAACAATGGAAACCTTGTCCTACAAAATACCTTAAGCTCATCTGACATTTTATGGCAGAGTTTTGATCACCCAACAGATACTTTCCTCCCCGGCGCAAAGATTGGCTGGGACAAGGACACTGGTTTGACCCGCCGTCTTGTTTCCAGAAAGAACTTGATTGACCCAGCTCGTGGCCGTTACTGTTATGAGTTAGGTCCTAAAGGGTTGATACTTACACCTTTGAACTCATCCATAGTGTACTGGTCTAGCGGGGAATGGAATGGACAGTATTTTAGCTTGATACCAGAGATGGTAAGCCACAACTTGATAGACTTCAAATTTGTAAACAACAAGCATGAAGAGTACTTCACATTCACCTTGCTGAATGACACGATGATCATGCATCACCGCCTTGATGTATCTGGTCAAATGAAGACATTAATTTGGGATGAGGTCTCACAGGCTTGGCTAGGTTCCTACTCCAACCCTAAAGCTCAATGTGATGTCTATGCTCTCTGTGGACCATTCACTGTGTGCAGTGACAACCCAGCTCAATATTGTAGCTGTATGAAGGGCTTCTCCATAAGATCGCAAGAGGATTGGGAGCTAAGTGACAGAAGCGGTGGATGTGTGAGAAATACTCCTTTAAACTGTAAAAGTAACAGGAGTACTACAGGAATGACTGATGAATTCTACTCCATGTCTAATGTGGAACTGCCTCAGAATGCTTACAAGATAGGTGCTGCTACTAGTGCTAGAGAATGTGCAAATGTTTGCCTGAGATATTGCTCTTGCACTGCATATTCTTTCATCGACAGTATATGCACTATTTGGCACGAGGAACTCATCAATGTAAAGCAACAGCATATTGACACTATGGATACAAATGGTGCAGTACTTTATCTTCGCCTTGCTGCAAAAGAGATGCAAACTCGAAAATCAGGCAAAAGAGTGACAATCAGGGTTACCACAATTATCATTGTCACTGCATTGAGTTTGCTGGCACTTATATTGCTAGTTTTCCTACTGACTATTTTGAGAAACAATCGGGGGCGGTCTGGTGGCACGCTGAAAAATCTCCAAGACGGTGGTGGAATTATTGCATTTAGGTACACTGATTTGCAGCGGGCAACGAAAAATTTCCTGGAGAAGCTAGGTGCCGGTGGCTTTGGTTCCGTGTTCAAGGGATATCTAACTGAATCAGCTACAATAGCAGTGAAAAGGATCGATGGGGCTTGTCAAGGAGAAAAACAATTCAGGGCTGAGGTGGCTTCAATCGGAGTTATACAACATATCAATTTAGTTAGACTGATTGGTTTTTGTTGCGAGGGTGAACGGAGGTTGCTTGCATATGAGCACATGCCAAATCGCTCTCTTGACATGCATCTATTTCAGAACAACAGCACAGTTTTAGGCTGGAGTACTAGGTATAAAATAGCTCTGGGAGTTGCTAGAGGACTGGCCTACCTGCATGAGAGGTGCCAAGACTTGATCATACACTGTGACATCAAGCCGCAAAATATACTTCTGGATGCATCATTTGTTGCTAAAATTGCTGACTTCGGTATGGCCAAGTTAATGGGGAGGGATTTTAGTCGGGTTCTGACTACAGCTAGGGGAACTGCAGGATACCTTGCACCAGAATGGATAAGCGGGGTTGCTATCACAGCAAAAGTCGACGTTTACAGCTACGGGATGGTGTTAATGGAAATCATATCAGGAAGACAGAACTCAATTGAACAATACAATGCAGGTGGTGATTGCGCTGTTTTCTTCCCCGTGCATGCTGCGCAAATGCTTCTTGAGGGAGATGTGGCGAGCTTGGTGGATGAAAAATTATCTGGTGATGTAAATCTAGAGGAGGCTGAACGGCTATGCAAGGTTGCTTGTTGGTGCATTCAGGATGACGAGTCTGATCGACCCACAATGGGCGAAGTTGTTCGTATTCTAGAGGGTCTGCTTGACCTTGAAGTGCCGCCGATGCCACGGCTACTTGAGGCGATTACAAGGAGCTCACTTCCAACATCCTCCTACTTCTGTAATCCATCAGAATAA